The DNA region AAATTAAGGCCAGTGGAGAAAGCCGTTTTTATAGGAATTTATAATAATTTTACTTATCCGGAAATTGCTAACGAAACCTGCTGGACTTTTCAATATATAAAAGAGACTGGCCCAAAATTATTTAGAAAGCTAAAAGAAATTTTAGAAATCGACGTTGACAAATATGATTTTGTATCAGAAATTGAGAAACTCTGGAAACAGCACTCTGAGAACAGCCAATCTTCCCAAAAACCACTTACGGAACTACCCAATGTAGCCGTTCAAGAGACGCTGCCTCCAGCTTTTCCATCACAGTCAGAAGCAAGTTTAATCGCTAAAAAAAAGCTTTGTAACCCCTTTATCCCTTTAAATGCCATAGTTGATAATCCTCAACAGTTCTTTAACCGGCACCGTGAGATCGAGCGAGTATTTGAGCTTCTTAACAGCAATAGTAGCGTTGCCTTGATAGGAGAAGAAGGTATCGGCAAATCTTCTCTGCTAATAGAAATTTGTCGGCAGTCAGAAAATCGCCTCTTATCGCCGCGCCAGCCGATTTACTTAGACCTGAATCCACTTCATAATGAAGATGAATTCTACAGCGCTTTGTGCGATGAGATTGGGATTTCTAAAAGCAAAGGATATCCCCTAACTCGCGCTTTGCGACAGCATCAAGATCGATTGTTGCTAACTATCGACAATGCGGGAAAGATGATAGGCAAAGGGTTTACTCGTAACCTCCGTGATCATTTGCGCGGTTTGGCTGAGGGAAGTGATGCACCTTTGCGGCTGATTTTATCTGCCGGCGAACCCCTTGCTCAGCTTTTTAAAGAGAGTCAGGAACAAAGCAAAACATCACCATTTTCTGGCATTTTCCGAGATCAAGACATCAAACCTTGGGATGAAGCGACTGCTCGTACATTTATTGAAAGCCGGCTTAAGACAACTTCTGTGCATTTTACTGAAGAAGAAATAACTCAGTTAGTGCAAAAAAGTGCCGGCCATCCTCGGCAACTGATGCAAGGGTGCTATCGAACTTATGCGCGATACATGGAGCAACTGCAATGAGCCAACATCAAAGTCCTGTTCCCCAGTTAGATTTGGCTCCCAAACTAAAGCGCCCTCTCTCATTGTGGAATCCCCTTGATTACTTACGGTTGCTATACTGGGTGTTTTTCTTCCCCCAAGCGTTGCAGTGGTATGTCGAAACCTTTGGAAATACGCTTGTTCTCAAAGGCAAAATGACTTGGCAAACGCGATGGGAGTGGCTGCGCCAAAATCCTATCGAGCTTCACTTCTTTTTACAAGGGTTATTGCTGACTGTTATAACGCCATTAATTGTAGGTGTACCACTTCAAGAAATAGGCATCCCCCTTAATGGGTCATACGTGACAGCTGGTGTGGCGTTTGGCGTGGCGTTTGGCATAGCGTTAAGTGTGACGGGCGGCGTGGCGGTTGGCGTGGCGTTTGGCGTGGCATTTGGTGTGGCGTTTGGCGTGGCGGGGGGC from Microcoleus sp. FACHB-68 includes:
- a CDS encoding ATP-binding protein is translated as MTPEEAFEFVNGLFIEKNQPKLRPVEKAVFIGIYNNFTYPEIANETCWTFQYIKETGPKLFRKLKEILEIDVDKYDFVSEIEKLWKQHSENSQSSQKPLTELPNVAVQETLPPAFPSQSEASLIAKKKLCNPFIPLNAIVDNPQQFFNRHREIERVFELLNSNSSVALIGEEGIGKSSLLIEICRQSENRLLSPRQPIYLDLNPLHNEDEFYSALCDEIGISKSKGYPLTRALRQHQDRLLLTIDNAGKMIGKGFTRNLRDHLRGLAEGSDAPLRLILSAGEPLAQLFKESQEQSKTSPFSGIFRDQDIKPWDEATARTFIESRLKTTSVHFTEEEITQLVQKSAGHPRQLMQGCYRTYARYMEQLQ